The genomic stretch TGTCGCGGCGTGCAACTTCTACTACATTATTTTCCATATCGCGCACACCTATTGCCAAACGTACCGGAACGCCTTTCTTTTCGTGCTCTGCAAACTTCCAGCCCGGACGTGCATTGTCATTATCATCATACTTCACGCGAATGTTTTTTGCTTTCAACGCAGTAGTTATCTCTGTAACTTTCGCATCGATTAAAGCCTTTTGTTCATCGCCTTTAAAAATAGGCACAATTACAACCTGCAACGGTGCAATTTTCGGCGGCAATACCAAACCTTCATCGTCGCTGTGCGCCATTACCAGCGCGCCAATCAATCGCGTAGAAACGCCCCAGCTTGTAGCCCAAACATAATCCAATTTATTTTCCTTGTCGCTGAATTTTACGTCGAATGCTTTTGCAAAATTTTGTCCCAGAAAATGAGATGTTCCAGCCTGCAACGCTTTACCGTCCTGCATCATGGCTTCGATGCAATAAGTATCTTCCGCGCCTGCGAAGCGTTCGTTCGGCGTTTTCACACCTTTGATTACGGGGACAGCCATAAAGTTTTCAACAAAATCGGCATACACTTCGAGCATCTGCTTTGCTTCATCGACCGCTTCATTTTTTGTTGCGTGCGCCGTATGTCCTTCCTGCCAGAGAAACTCCGCCGTGCGCAAAAACAGGCGCGTACGCATTTCCCAGCGCACCACATTTGCCCATTGATTTACCAAAATCGGCAAGTCGCGGTAAGATTGAATCCACGTTTTATAAGTATTCCAGATAATCGCTTCCGAAGTAGGACGAACAACCAATTCTTCTTCCAGCTTTGCTTCAGGGTCAACGATTAATTTTCCTTTATTGTCAGGGTCTGTTTTTAAACGGTAATGCGTTACAACGGCACATTCTTTGGCAAAGCCTTCCGCATTCTTTTCTTCCGCTTCAAACAAACTTTTCGGCACGAACAACGGAAAATACGCATTTACGTGCCCTGTATCTTTAAACATTTTGTCGAGCGCATCGCGCATATTTTCCCAAAGAGAAAATCCATAAGGTTTGATAACCATGCAGCCGCGAACCGCACTGTAATCGGCAAGGTCGGCTTTGATAACGATGTCGTTGTACCATTGAGAATAATCCTGTGCACGGGAAGTAATTTCTTTACTCATATAAAAATTGTCGTGAAAATTCCACTATGTTAAACAATACGATATTCAGGTTTAAACCGAATCTCCGGATTAACGATAGATTAACAGAGCGGGATTAAATATTTTTTATTTAAAAAGTCAAATATAAAGCGTGGCAAAAGTACTAACTTCGTTAATTATTTCACGCGCGGCAAAATAAAGTTTTAAAATTGTAAGAAACGAGTAATTTTATAGTTTAAAAATGTAGCAGTTGAACATGATTATCCGTTATACAAAAAGAAATTGAATTTTAAATTTGCTTAAATACAACATACGATGAAACATAAAATTTTAGGTATTGGTGTTCTTTCCCTATTAATGGGAAGTTGTACTGTGGTTTATCAGGGAGTTCCGGGACAAGACGGAGTTGCAATAAATACTCCACAGCAATCTCAGCAATACGGTTACGGGCAACAGCAATACAGCGATAATGAATCTAATGACGGCTATTCTGATGACTGGGATGCCGATACTTCTGCAAGCGCTGAACCAAAAATAGATTTTAACAGCGGCGCTTATGATGACGGTTATGTGTATGACCCTGCTTACTTTAACAGCAACTTTTATGCAGGCAATCCGTTTTGGGGTTTGGGTATATACGCCGGCTGGGGCTGGGATCCTTGGTTTGGCGGCGGCTTCTATCCCTGGGGTTGGGGCATTGGCGTAGGTTATGGCTGGGGCGGCTATTATGGTTGGGGAAGCATTTATTCCGGCTGGGGAGGCTACTATGGTTGGGGTTATCCGTATTATGGCTGGGGCGGCTACTATGGCGGCGGTCATCATTGGGGATATGCACCTTATGTAGTAAACAGACACGTTAATTTCCAAAGAAGAGGCGGAACTACCGCAACAGGAGCTTCATTAGCAAGGTCCGGACGCAGCTATGCTGTCAACAACCGTGATTTTAACATCAGCAATACACGCGGACAACGTGCATACAATCCTACATCTCGCAGCAATAGTTTCGGGCTTGCTAACAGAAATTACAGCTATGGAAACTCAAGGGTTCGCAGCTATACTGCACCTAACAGAAGCTATTCTACACAGTCTTCCTCCAATAATTATTATTCCACTCCGTCGAGGAGCTACTCTGTGCCATCGCGTACTTATTCAGCTCCTTCACGCAGTTACAGCGCTCCGTCAAGAAGCTATTCTGCACCGTCTCGCAGCTACTCTGCGCCAAGCAGAAGTTACGGTGGTGGCGGTCGCAGCAGCGGCGGAAGAAGATAAATCTTTTACAGTTGAATGTTTATTGATTAAAAAAGCACCGTGATTTTTCCGGTGCTTTTTGTTGTTATAATATTTTCTGAACTTTATTTCTTTAAATAATTTTTTATTTTTTGATGATTGCTTTCGCTGAGGGCAACAAGCGGCAAGCGTAATACATTTTCCAATAATCCTTTTTCGTGCATAAATGCTTTTACACCGGCAGGATTATTTTCGTTAAACATCAGTTCACAGGCTTCAACTAAATCTTTGTATGCAGCATTGGCTTCTGCAAATTTATTTTCCAAAGCAAGATTAACAACAGTTGATATTTCTTTCGGGTAAGCATTGCCCATTACGCTAATCACGCCTTGCATACCAATGGCAATTTGTGGGATAATTAAATTATCATCGCCGCTTGTTACCAAAAAATCTTCGGGAACATTATTGATGATTTTTACAAACTGTGCAAAATCGCCGCTTGCTTCTTTAATACCGGCAATATTTTTTACTTCTTTTGCCAGGCGTACAACCGTCGAAGCATCTATGCTTTTTCCTGTTCTTGCCGGAACATTATAAACCAATATCGGTTTAGGAGAGACTGATGCTATCGCTTTGTAATGCTGATACAAGCCTTCCTGCGAAGGTTTGCTGTAATACGGCGATGCACTTAAAACAGCAACAGCTTCATCCAAAGGATAAGATTGTAAATGTTCAATTACATTTTGTGTATTGTTGCCGCCGATGCCTACAACAACCGGCACGCGCTCATTTATTTTTTCATAAGTAAAAAGGATAATTTCTTTTTGTTCTTCAACAGAAATAGTGGGTGTTTCGCCGGTTGTGCCAAGTGTTACGATATAATTGATGCCATTGTCAATCTGATAATTAATGACATTTTCCAACGCTTCGTAATCAATAGAAAAATCTTTTTTAAATGGAGTTACAATGGCAACACCTGTGCCCTTCAATATATTTTTA from Arachidicoccus sp. BS20 encodes the following:
- the proS gene encoding proline--tRNA ligase, producing MSKEITSRAQDYSQWYNDIVIKADLADYSAVRGCMVIKPYGFSLWENMRDALDKMFKDTGHVNAYFPLFVPKSLFEAEEKNAEGFAKECAVVTHYRLKTDPDNKGKLIVDPEAKLEEELVVRPTSEAIIWNTYKTWIQSYRDLPILVNQWANVVRWEMRTRLFLRTAEFLWQEGHTAHATKNEAVDEAKQMLEVYADFVENFMAVPVIKGVKTPNERFAGAEDTYCIEAMMQDGKALQAGTSHFLGQNFAKAFDVKFSDKENKLDYVWATSWGVSTRLIGALVMAHSDDEGLVLPPKIAPLQVVIVPIFKGDEQKALIDAKVTEITTALKAKNIRVKYDDNDNARPGWKFAEHEKKGVPVRLAIGVRDMENNVVEVARRDTREKSTQSLDGIADYVEHLLAEIQQSIFNRAKDFRDAHITKVDSWDEFVKTLDEKTGFVSAHWDGTSETEDKIKELTKATIRCIPLNNLQEEGKCILTGKPSTQRVIFARAY
- the dapA gene encoding 4-hydroxy-tetrahydrodipicolinate synthase, whose product is MSLKNILKGTGVAIVTPFKKDFSIDYEALENVINYQIDNGINYIVTLGTTGETPTISVEEQKEIILFTYEKINERVPVVVGIGGNNTQNVIEHLQSYPLDEAVAVLSASPYYSKPSQEGLYQHYKAIASVSPKPILVYNVPARTGKSIDASTVVRLAKEVKNIAGIKEASGDFAQFVKIINNVPEDFLVTSGDDNLIIPQIAIGMQGVISVMGNAYPKEISTVVNLALENKFAEANAAYKDLVEACELMFNENNPAGVKAFMHEKGLLENVLRLPLVALSESNHQKIKNYLKK